In the Alligator mississippiensis isolate rAllMis1 chromosome 7, rAllMis1, whole genome shotgun sequence genome, one interval contains:
- the LOC102573527 gene encoding olfactory receptor 6Y1-like produces MDKGNQSNVSYFVLLGFSTSTKMQLVLFSIFFLAYSLTLMENVIIILVIRASHQLQKPMYFFLGNLSFLEIWYVTAIVPKMLIDFLTQDKHISFQGCMTQLYFFVTFVCTEYILLAVMAYDRYLAICNPLHYPAIMTNGYCAQLAAGCWLCGLVTSAIKLSFIAQLKYCSTNAINHYFCDISPLLNVSCTDSSLAELVDFLLALMVIMVPLCIVITSYICILTTVLRIPSSQGRQKAFSTCSSHLAVVVLFYSTTLFTYARPKLMYTYTSNKLVSVLYTVVVPLLNPLIYCLRNTEVKDALKKTLFSRRSTGELC; encoded by the coding sequence ATGGATAAGGGAAACCAATCCAACGTCAGCTATTTTGTTCTCTTGGGATTCTCCACCTCCACCAAGATGCAGTTAGTCCTTTTCTCCATATTCTTCTTGGCCTATTCGCTTACCCTAATGGAAAATGTCATCATCATCCTTGTCATCCGTGCCAGTCACCAGCTGCAGAaacccatgtatttcttcctgggcAACTTGTCCTTCCTGGAGATCTGGTATGTGACAGCCATTGTACCCAAGATGCTGATAGATTTCCTGACCCAGGACAAGCACATTTCCTTCCAAGGATGCATGACACAGCTCTATTTCTTTGTAACCTTTGTGTGCACAGAGTATATTCTCTTGGCTGTCATGGCCTATGACCGCTACTTAGCCATATGCAACCCACTACATTACCCAGCAATTATGACCAATGGGTACTGTGctcagctggctgctggctgttGGCTGTGTGGCTTAGTAACTTCCGCCATCAAACTTAGTTTCATAGCCCAGCTTAAGTACTGCAGCACAAATGCAATCAACCATTACTTTTGTGACATTTCTCCACTCCTGAATGTCTCATGCACAGACTCCTCTTTGGCTGAGCTAGTGGACTTTTTATTAGCCCTGATGGTTATCATGGTGCCTCTGTGCATTGTGATCACCTCATATATCTGCATCCTAACCACTGTGCTGAGGATTCCCTCCTCCCAGGGCAGGCAAaaggccttctccacctgcagctCTCATCTGGCTGTGGTGGTACTGTTCTACTCCACCACACTCTTCACTTATGCCAGGCCCAAACTCATGTACACCTACACCTCCAACAAGCTGGTGTCTGTGCTGTACACGGTGGTAGTGCCCCTCCTGAACCCCCTCATCTACTGCCTCAGAAATACAGAAGTCAAGGATGCCTTGAAGAAGACCCTTTTTAGCAGAAGGAGTACTGGAGAACTTTGTTAA